The following proteins are co-located in the Purpureocillium takamizusanense chromosome 10, complete sequence genome:
- a CDS encoding uncharacterized protein (SECRETED:SignalP(1-15~SECRETED:cutsite=ASA-HF~SECRETED:prob=0.9051)~COG:S~TransMembrane:1 (n3-10c15/16o208-227i)~EggNog:ENOG503P6AZ) encodes MKVLSLLALGGLASAHFQLKYPKSIGFSDDQEDQAPCGGFTPDFSKDVVDFHIGGEALAMRLTHQQSNWLFRATLDQKAQSGWQQLYPIVMQSGLGDFCQPRVTVPESFAGKKGVVSVVSSAVDGLLYQCVAANFVKGSAGDVPSQCTNSTIKVSFVDDSKLSALVGDGAKTSTGGGGSSATPTKSGTAAATSTGAAATVQMRAGSGFGWAGAVTALAMAALGGAFMA; translated from the exons ATGAAGGTCCTCtcgctgctcgccctcggcggcctcgcctcggcgcacTTCCAGCTCAAGTACCCCAAGTCCATTGGCTTCTCCGACGACCAGGAGGACCAGGCGCCGTGCGGCGGCTTCACGCCCGACTTCTCcaaggacgtcgtcgacttccacatcggcggcgaggccctcgccatgCGCCTCACCCACCAGCAGAGCAACTGGCTGTTCCGCGCCACCCTCGACCAAAAGGCCCAGTCCGGCTGGCAGCAGCTCTACCCCATTGTCATGCAgagcggcctcggcgacttTTGCCAGCCGCGCGTCACCGTGCCCGAGAGCTTTGCGGGCAAAAAGGgcgtcgtcagcgtcgtctcgtctgccgtcgacggcctgctgTACCAG TGCGTTGCCGCCAACTTCGTCAAGGGATCGGCCGGCGATGTCCCCTCCCAGTGCACCAACTCGACCATCAAGGTCagcttcgtcgacgactcgAAGCTGTCGGCcctcgtgggcgacggcgccaagaCCAGcacgggcggtggcggctccaGCGCGACCCCGACCAAGtccggcacggcggcggcgacgtctacgggcgcggcggcgacggtgcagatgcgggcgggcagcggcttcggctgggccggcgcggtgacggcgctggccatggcggcgctggggggAGCCTTTATGGCTTGa
- the FRP1 gene encoding ferric-chelate reductase Frp1 (TransMembrane:7 (o23-40i104-123o143-163i175-193o213-232i239-259o265-287i)~COG:P~COG:Q~EggNog:ENOG503NWU6) has translation MDMDHMHDMGIGSDINYAFARDYWYIAAGVVGLLVSVRAVNHIGARQRLKACHDPTIKQPTHPDGALSQAWATTTAIVRELSLPQLYIPTRGLRWATPPPLGRVVFLLCYWAVVVAFMSWNVVIKDVYFWERIGYRNAWVSIMQLPMLYLLAMKLNPLAWLVGSSHERINWLHRWVARTMFVTATVHGFHFWTEWVLADFVDYELSIMPLVRYGLGAWGVLLWSVIVGFLPIRRLAYEVWLLQHIVSAVVMLWLLYKHIPATAQYLLWMAISFLVFDRAARWLLLLWQNTRWGRLSASSCQSMKRIGHGVSLRAMGDSVTAVTIKDVHFQWHAGQHVYLWIPRLGPLEAHPYTIANAHQIKGTCCCDSIQLIVRAHGGFSKRIHDYASRHPERVLTGFLSGPYGAPPQWDVYETVVLIGASTGASFTIPILEYVAAANHRTCVKKMEVVLIARTAEELSYYIQRAKDAGKDAREKGIDVRLHVAITGGVSEGEAGVPLVQLRREDSSSSRKGHQHLSSFDEKTADTELLRDRSTAVDQPATSSGCCCRRSNSSATAGSMGSAASIEYLREYSSRPDVEALIREPVERAWGETAVVVCGGKELVARTRNCVSRLSDERAVHKGTGAQGIYLHVEEYAF, from the exons ATGGACATGGATCATATGCACGACATGGGCATCGGCTCCGACATCAACTATGCCTTTGCCCGCGATTACTGGTACattgccgccggcgtcgttggactgctcgtctccgtccgcgccgtcaacCACATTGGCGCTCGCCAGAG GTTAAAAGCATGCCACGATCCGACCATCAAGCAACCCACTCAccccgacggcgccctctCCCAGGCTTGggctaccaccaccgccatcgtACGCGAGCTCTCCCTCCCGCAACTATACATCCCAACGCGCGGCCTACGCTGGGCGACCCCTCCGCCGctgggccgcgtcgtcttcctcctctgctactgggccgtcgtcgtggcttTCATGTCATGGAACGTTGTCATCAAGGACGTCTACTTCTGGGAGCGCATCGGCTACCGCAACGCCTGGGTCTCCATCATGCAGCTGCCGATGCTGTATCTCCTCGCCATGAAGCTCAACCCCCTCGCCTGGCTCGTCGGCTCCAGCCACGAGCGCATCAACTGGCTGCACCGCTGGGTCGCGCGCACCATGttcgtcaccgccaccgtccACGGCTTCCACTTCTGGACCGAGTGGGTGCTCGCCGACTTTGTCGACTACGAGCTGTCCATCATGCCGCTCGTCCGCTACGGGCTCGGCGCCTGGGGCGTCCTGCTGTGgtccgtcatcgtcggcttCCTGCCGATACGGAGGCTCGCGTACGAGgtctggctgctgcagcacatcgtctcggccgtcgtcatgctGTGGCTGCTGTACAAGCACATCCCCGCCACCGCGCAATACCTCTTGTGGATGGCCATTTCGTTTCTCGTCTTTGATCGGGCCGCGCGATGGCTCCTTCTGCTCTGGCAGAACACGCGATGGGGCCGTCTCAGCGCGTCTTCTTGCCAGAGCATGAAGCGCATCGGCCACGGCGTGTCTCTGCGAGCCATGGGCGACAGCGTCACCGCCGTGACCATCAAAGATGTCCACTTCCAGTGGCACGCTGGACAACATGTCTATCTCTGGATCCCGCGCCTGGGGCCTCTCGAGGCGCATCCATacaccatcgccaacgcccaCCAAATCAAGGGcacgtgctgctgcgacagCATTCAGCTCATTGtgcgcgcccacggcggcttCTCCAAACGTATTCACGACTACGCAAGCCGACATCCCGAACGCGTCCTCACTGGCTTCTTGTCCGGCCCGtatggcgcgccgccgcaatGGGACGTCTACGAGACGGTCGTGCTCATCGGGGCTTCAACAGGCGCGAGTTTCACCATTCCTATACTAGAGTACGTCGCGGCAGCGAACCATAGGACGTGCGTGAAGAAGATGGAAGTCGTGCTGATAGCCCGGACCGCGGAGGAGTTGTCGTATTACATCCAGCgggccaaggacgccggcaaggacgccaGAGAGAAGGGCATCGACGTAAGGCTTCACGTTGCCATAACAGGAGGGGTCTCggagggcgaggctggcgttccgctcgtccagctccgacgcgaggacagcagcagcagccgaaAGGGCCACCAGCACCTCTCCAGcttcgacgagaagacggcggacacggagctgctgcgcgaccgaAGCACGGCGGTGGACCAGCCCGCCACGTCCTCGGggtgctgctgtcggcgCAGCAACTCgtccgccacggccggcagcatgggctcggccgccagcaTTGAGTACCTGCGCGAGTACAGCTCACggcccgacgtcgaggcgctgATACGCGAGCCTGTCGAGCGCGCCtggggcgagacggccgtcgtcgtctgcggcggcaaggagctGGTTGCGCGGACGAGGAATTGCGTCAGCAGGTTGAGcgacgagcgggcggtgCATAAGGGCACCGGAGCGCAGGGGATATACCTACATGTTGAAGAATATGCATTCTAA
- a CDS encoding uncharacterized protein (EggNog:ENOG503PS7D), protein MYRLMGFLCEALVELSDHRKQLLDLLEAIQALPPSDQIDWPRLPGFGNMWADLYRLHMHGHDHWETSETPLTDTRKRELCRHEEAVAAAEADMFLRGVGGVTARWGYEWLSLVHWQRPGMAVFMRGAYVWLAKAGGRLKDQLEPDKVSSYGHPSRVKAAMPEHWEAWRWSFLRISEEVEAFAADDREVAGECYKLMET, encoded by the coding sequence ATGTACCGGCTGATGGGATTCCTCTGCGAAGCGCTTGTGGAGCTAAGCGACCATCGCAAGCAACTCCTAGATCTCCTAGAGGCAATTCAAGCGCTCCCACCGTCCGACCAGATTGACTGGCCGCGGCTCCCAGGCTTCGGAAACATGTGGGCCGACTTGTATCGGCTGCACATGCACGGACACGACCACTGGGAGACGTCGGAGACGCCTCTCACGGACACGAGGAAACGTGAGCTGTGTCGACATGAGGAGgctgtcgccgcggccgaggccgacatgTTTCTCCGCGGTGTGGGTGGCGTTACGGCCCGTTGGGGTTACGAGTGGTTGAGCTTGGTGCACTGGCAACGTCCGGGAATGGCCGTGTTCATGAGGGGTGCGTACGTCTGGCTGGCAAAGGCAGGCGGGCGTCTGAAAGACCAACTCGAGCCGGACAAGGTATCTAGTTACGGCCATCCGTCGAGGGTTAAAGCCGCAATGCCAGAGCATTGGGAGGCTTGGAGGTGGTCATTCTTGCGGATCAGTGAAGAGGTAGAGGCCTTTGCGGCTGATGATAGGGAGGTTGCAGGAGAATGTTACAAGCTGATGGAAACATGA